The Candidatus Acidiferrales bacterium DNA segment AGGGTTTTGAAGGAGAATGGCGCAGCCAAGGTATACGCGGCATCGGCGGCGATAACGATATAGGGATTCGATTTATTTTGGATTTTCCCGCGATTTCCTTTAAACTTCAATATGAAACGAGTCCTTTTTTTTGTGGTAATGATGTCAATTGCATCTTCTTGTTCAAAAAAAACTGAGCAGGGACAATCTCAAAGTACGCAGCATGTTGCCCAGATTCCTTCTGTGACGATGCCGCAGTTCGACGGCAAGTCGGCTTATACTTTCTTGGTTAAGCAATGCGATTTCGGACCAAGGAATCCCAACAGCACGGGGCATGAAAAATGTCTTGCGTATTTGCAGCAGCAGTTCAGTCTTTATGCCGACTCGGTCGGTCTGCAAAGTTTTTCCGTCCCGGGATATGACGGTGTAGTCCTGCGGCTGACGAACGTGATTGCAAGTTTCAACTTGAAAGCGAAGACGCGGGTACTTGTTTCGGCTCATTGGGACACGCGGCCGCGCAACGATCGGGAAAGCAGCGGCCCCACGGACAAGCCGATCCTCGGTGCAAATGACGGCGCGAGCGGTGTCGCCGTATTGCTCGAGATGGCGAGGTGCTTTAAACAAAATCCCCCCCCCGAAGGTGTCGACCTTGTCTTGTGGGACGGAGAAGATTACGGAAAGGAAGGAAGCCTTGACTACTATTTTCTCGGCTCGAAATACTGGGCGGCAACGAAACCATTCTCGTATTATCCGATTTTT contains these protein-coding regions:
- a CDS encoding M28 family peptidase — protein: MKRVLFFVVMMSIASSCSKKTEQGQSQSTQHVAQIPSVTMPQFDGKSAYTFLVKQCDFGPRNPNSTGHEKCLAYLQQQFSLYADSVGLQSFSVPGYDGVVLRLTNVIASFNLKAKTRVLVSAHWDTRPRNDRESSGPTDKPILGANDGASGVAVLLEMARCFKQNPPPEGVDLVLWDGEDYGKEGSLDYYFLGSKYWAATKPFSYYPIFAINLDMVGDKELTLPKEYNSIQYAGDVVNLVWNTAAEMGMSQFVDRVGDPVSDDHLSLDNVGIKCIDIIDFAYPDESNRYWHTLEDTPDKCSAESLAAVGRVIIQVLYRKIPI